A genomic region of Jeotgalibaca ciconiae contains the following coding sequences:
- the atpE gene encoding F0F1 ATP synthase subunit C: MNFIAAAIAVAGAAIGASLGNGKVISTTIEAIARQPELQSRLQTLMFIGVGLIEAVPIMAVVIAFLLIFQ; this comes from the coding sequence ATGAATTTTATAGCAGCAGCGATTGCGGTTGCAGGTGCAGCCATAGGAGCTTCTTTAGGAAACGGTAAGGTAATATCAACAACAATCGAGGCGATAGCTAGACAACCTGAACTTCAAAGCAGATTACAAACATTAATGTTTATCGGTGTAGGGTTAATTGAAGCTGTGCCAATCATGGCTGTAGTTATAGCATTCTTACTTATTTTCCAATAA
- the atpB gene encoding F0F1 ATP synthase subunit A, with product MEHESKVIEFMGIGFSVDILISVIATCLLVFLFCYFCTRNLSIRPKKGQLVIEYIADFVKNMISSSMDWKTGEQFYLLGFTLFLFIWVANILGLVLILNIGGYSYWKSPTASPVVTLALALLVILLTHYFGAKEQGFKNYFMNSYIRPVPALMPIKLLEEFTNTLTLALRLYGNIYAGEILLGLIASLANAAGPLTWVIGVPLQMVWQGFSIFIGSIQAFVFTTLTMVYLSHKIESE from the coding sequence TTGGAACATGAATCGAAAGTGATTGAATTCATGGGGATTGGCTTTAGTGTAGATATTTTGATTAGTGTGATTGCTACATGTCTTCTTGTATTTTTATTTTGTTACTTTTGCACGAGGAATTTATCAATTCGGCCGAAAAAGGGTCAATTAGTGATTGAATACATTGCAGACTTTGTAAAAAATATGATTTCAAGTTCAATGGACTGGAAAACAGGTGAGCAGTTTTATCTATTAGGTTTCACACTATTTCTTTTTATTTGGGTAGCGAATATTTTAGGATTGGTTTTAATTCTGAATATCGGTGGTTATTCCTATTGGAAAAGTCCAACGGCGAGTCCGGTGGTTACATTAGCACTTGCTTTGCTGGTTATCCTTTTAACACACTATTTTGGAGCAAAAGAACAAGGGTTTAAGAATTATTTTATGAATAGTTACATTCGACCAGTTCCGGCTCTAATGCCTATTAAGCTATTAGAAGAATTCACAAATACATTGACATTAGCCTTACGTCTGTATGGGAATATCTACGCTGGTGAAATACTACTAGGGTTAATTGCTTCTTTAGCAAATGCAGCAGGACCACTAACATGGGTTATTGGCGTACCATTGCAAATGGTATGGCAAGGATTCTCAATCTTTATTGGCTCTATTCAGGCCTTTGTGTTTACAACCCTGACGATGGTGTATCTATCACATAAGATTGAATCAGAATAA
- the upp gene encoding uracil phosphoribosyltransferase: MAQVTVMDHPLIQHKLTIIRQKDTGTKDFREVVSEIAMLMAYEVTRNMPLEDVEIETPLVKSIQKTLSGKKVAIVPILRAGLGMVDGFLAMLPAAKVGHVGLYRDEETLQPHEYFVKMPADIAERQLFVVDPMLATGGSAVAAIEALVKRGAKPRNIKFICLVAAPEGVKVLNDEYPEVEIVTAALDEKLNEIGYILPGLGDAGDRLFGTK; encoded by the coding sequence ATGGCACAAGTAACAGTTATGGATCATCCTTTGATTCAGCATAAATTAACAATTATCCGACAAAAAGATACAGGAACAAAAGACTTTCGTGAGGTAGTTAGTGAGATCGCAATGTTAATGGCGTATGAAGTGACAAGGAATATGCCTTTGGAAGATGTTGAAATCGAAACACCACTTGTAAAATCAATTCAAAAAACATTAAGTGGAAAAAAAGTAGCCATTGTTCCCATTTTACGTGCTGGTTTAGGAATGGTAGACGGCTTTTTAGCTATGCTGCCAGCTGCTAAAGTAGGCCACGTTGGATTGTATCGTGATGAGGAAACGTTACAACCGCATGAGTATTTCGTAAAAATGCCTGCAGATATTGCAGAGCGTCAACTTTTTGTTGTTGATCCAATGTTAGCAACAGGGGGATCGGCTGTTGCTGCAATTGAAGCATTAGTTAAGCGTGGCGCAAAACCTAGAAATATCAAATTTATTTGCTTAGTTGCTGCTCCAGAAGGGGTAAAAGTATTAAATGATGAGTATCCTGAAGTAGAAATCGTTACAGCAGCGTTGGACGAAAAACTAAATGAAATCGGCTATATTCTACCTGGTTTGGGAGATGCTGGCGATCGTTTATTTGGCACAAAATAA
- the glyA gene encoding serine hydroxymethyltransferase, producing the protein MFDKEVFEAIEKEKTRQEEGIELIASENFVSKEVLEAQGSILTNKYAEGYPGKRYYGGCEFVDIIENLAISRIKEIFGAEYVNVQPHSGSQANMAAYMALVEHGSKVLGMDLNHGGHLTHGSSVNFSGKNYEFVSYGIDKETGFINYDEVLRIAKEEQPKLIVAGASAYSRKIDFKKFREIADEVGAKLMVDMAHIAGLCATGYHQNPVEYADIVTSTTHKTLRGPRGGIILAKKEYAKKLNSAIFPGIQGGPLEHIIAAKAVSFYEALQPSYKEYIGQVVKNAKTMEKVFQESKFRLISGGTDNHLLLLDVSAYDLNGKELESLLDEVGITVNKNAIPFDKLPPMKTSGIRIGTPAITTRGFKEEESRKVAELIIKVAENQNNPEVLESVKSEVRKLTSQFPLHVEK; encoded by the coding sequence GTGTTCGATAAAGAGGTATTTGAGGCAATTGAAAAAGAGAAAACACGTCAAGAAGAAGGAATTGAACTGATTGCTTCCGAAAACTTTGTATCTAAGGAAGTATTGGAAGCACAAGGCAGTATATTGACGAATAAATACGCAGAGGGTTACCCTGGAAAACGTTATTATGGCGGTTGCGAATTCGTCGATATTATTGAAAATTTAGCAATTTCTCGCATTAAGGAAATTTTTGGTGCTGAATACGTTAATGTACAGCCTCACTCAGGCAGTCAAGCGAATATGGCAGCATACATGGCCTTGGTAGAGCACGGAAGTAAAGTTTTAGGGATGGATCTAAACCATGGTGGACATCTGACTCATGGCTCAAGTGTCAATTTTAGTGGGAAAAATTATGAGTTTGTTTCCTATGGCATTGATAAAGAAACAGGTTTTATCAATTATGATGAAGTGCTCCGCATTGCAAAAGAAGAGCAGCCAAAGCTAATTGTTGCGGGTGCGAGCGCATATTCTAGGAAAATAGACTTCAAAAAATTCCGCGAAATTGCTGATGAAGTGGGCGCTAAATTAATGGTGGATATGGCACACATCGCTGGACTTTGCGCAACTGGTTACCATCAGAATCCCGTTGAATATGCGGATATTGTAACTTCGACAACCCATAAAACATTACGTGGACCAAGAGGCGGTATTATTCTAGCTAAGAAAGAATATGCAAAAAAACTAAACAGTGCGATTTTCCCAGGAATTCAAGGCGGTCCGCTTGAACATATAATAGCTGCAAAAGCTGTTTCTTTCTACGAAGCTCTTCAACCATCTTATAAAGAATACATTGGACAAGTTGTTAAAAATGCAAAAACAATGGAAAAAGTTTTTCAAGAATCTAAATTCCGATTGATTAGTGGCGGAACTGATAATCATCTTCTGCTCCTGGATGTTTCCGCTTATGATTTAAATGGAAAAGAATTAGAATCTCTTTTAGATGAAGTAGGAATTACTGTCAATAAAAACGCGATTCCATTTGATAAACTGCCGCCAATGAAAACCAGTGGTATTCGAATAGGTACACCAGCGATCACCACACGTGGATTTAAGGAAGAAGAATCCAGAAAAGTTGCAGAATTGATTATTAAAGTTGCAGAAAACCAAAACAACCCAGAAGTACTGGAATCAGTAAAATCTGAAGTACGGAAGTTAACAAGCCAGTTTCCACTGCATGTAGAAAAATAA
- the prmC gene encoding peptide chain release factor N(5)-glutamine methyltransferase: protein MVSISTRTYQQVVQNAVKYLEKFNKNTYVAERLLIDRLDWTKTDFIRHLKDEMTDSIYLQYLDDLNQFIEGKPLQYIVGKEWFYGIPLKVTKDTLIPRPETEELVHAALKHLNQTVGEKPLRVLDIGTGSGAIAITMKSERPQDIVTATDISGAALDVAKKNTESLDLAIRFLQGDLLEPVSLETFDCIISNPPYIGFDEKELMDVSVLQHEPHSALFADNGGFSVYERLAYELPFYLKTDGCLFMEIGFQQGEKLQQLYQQAFPDKEVSIQKDINGLDRMLIVK from the coding sequence ATGGTATCGATTAGTACACGAACCTATCAACAGGTGGTTCAAAATGCAGTAAAATATTTGGAAAAATTTAATAAAAACACTTATGTTGCGGAAAGATTGCTGATTGATCGATTGGATTGGACTAAAACAGATTTTATCCGTCATTTGAAAGATGAAATGACGGATTCTATTTATTTACAGTATTTAGACGATTTGAATCAATTCATCGAAGGAAAACCTCTGCAATATATTGTCGGAAAAGAATGGTTTTACGGAATACCTTTGAAAGTCACAAAAGATACACTTATTCCTCGTCCGGAAACGGAAGAACTTGTTCACGCAGCTTTGAAACATTTGAATCAAACAGTCGGTGAAAAACCGCTTCGTGTATTGGATATTGGGACTGGATCAGGGGCCATCGCCATTACCATGAAATCTGAACGCCCACAAGATATTGTTACTGCAACAGATATATCTGGAGCAGCACTTGATGTAGCCAAAAAAAATACAGAGTCACTGGATTTAGCTATTCGCTTTTTACAAGGAGACTTATTAGAACCAGTATCTTTAGAAACTTTTGACTGCATTATTAGCAATCCGCCGTATATCGGCTTTGATGAAAAAGAACTGATGGACGTTTCTGTTTTGCAACATGAACCGCATTCGGCTTTGTTTGCAGATAATGGGGGCTTTAGTGTATATGAACGACTAGCGTATGAATTGCCCTTTTACTTAAAAACAGATGGCTGTCTCTTTATGGAAATTGGTTTTCAACAAGGAGAAAAATTACAACAACTCTATCAGCAAGCATTTCCAGATAAAGAGGTTAGTATCCAAAAAGACATTAATGGACTGGACCGTATGTTAATCGTTAAATAG
- the prfA gene encoding peptide chain release factor 1 translates to MFDQLDTFIIRYEELAELLSDPEVISDTQRLMQLTKEESDLRPKVAVFRRYKKLEEEISDTEEMLSEKLDADMAELAKEELSMLKDEKEELEERIKVLLLPEDPNDGKNIIMEIRGAAGGDEAALFAGDLFEMYSKYAENQGWKVEVMDANITGIGGYKEIILMIKGQNVFSKLKYESGAHRVQRVPETESQGRVHTSTATVVVMPEMEEVELDIADKDIRTDIYHASGAGGQHVNKTASAVRLTHIPTGIAVAMQDERSQIKNREKAMKVLRARVFDKITSEAQSEYDANRKSAVGTGDRSERIRTYNFPQNRVTDHRIGLTIQKLDQILNGKFDEIVDALIIADQAEKLENLNNGID, encoded by the coding sequence ATGTTTGATCAGCTTGACACATTCATCATCCGTTATGAAGAATTAGCGGAATTATTAAGTGATCCGGAAGTGATTTCGGATACACAACGTTTAATGCAGCTTACAAAAGAAGAGTCAGATTTACGTCCCAAAGTTGCTGTATTTAGACGGTACAAAAAATTAGAAGAAGAGATTAGCGATACAGAAGAAATGCTTTCAGAAAAATTAGATGCTGACATGGCAGAACTTGCTAAAGAAGAATTATCGATGCTGAAAGATGAAAAAGAAGAATTAGAAGAGCGAATTAAAGTATTGTTGCTGCCAGAAGACCCAAATGACGGGAAAAATATCATCATGGAAATCCGCGGAGCAGCGGGTGGAGATGAAGCTGCTCTATTTGCTGGAGATCTTTTTGAAATGTACAGCAAATATGCAGAAAACCAAGGTTGGAAAGTAGAAGTAATGGATGCAAATATTACCGGTATTGGCGGTTATAAAGAAATTATTTTAATGATAAAAGGACAAAATGTCTTTTCTAAATTAAAATATGAAAGTGGCGCTCACCGTGTGCAACGAGTACCCGAAACAGAATCACAAGGGCGTGTACACACATCTACTGCTACAGTCGTTGTAATGCCGGAAATGGAAGAAGTAGAACTGGATATAGCTGATAAAGACATTCGTACAGACATTTATCACGCAAGCGGTGCAGGTGGACAGCACGTCAACAAGACTGCGTCTGCTGTCCGTTTAACTCATATTCCAACGGGGATTGCGGTTGCGATGCAGGACGAACGTTCTCAAATTAAAAACCGTGAGAAAGCAATGAAAGTTTTGCGCGCGCGTGTTTTTGACAAAATCACCAGTGAAGCACAATCAGAATATGATGCAAATAGAAAGTCAGCAGTTGGGACAGGAGACCGTTCTGAACGAATTCGCACCTATAATTTCCCTCAAAATCGAGTAACGGATCATCGAATTGGGTTGACGATTCAAAAACTAGATCAAATCTTAAACGGTAAGTTTGATGAAATTGTAGATGCATTAATTATTGCGGATCAGGCTGAAAAATTGGAGAATTTAAATAATGGTATCGATTAG
- a CDS encoding thymidine kinase, whose product MAQLFFKYGAMNSGKTIEILKVAHNYEEQNKPVLIFTSAIDDRDQVGYVASRIGLRREAKAVHEETDLYEVVKSEKDKPYCVLLDEAQFLSKKHVLQLARIVDDLDIPVMAFGLKNDFTNELFEGSKYLLLYADKIEEIKTICWYCHKKALMNMRIVDGKPVYKGEQIQIGGNESYIPVCRKHYFHPEI is encoded by the coding sequence ATGGCACAATTATTTTTTAAATATGGTGCAATGAACAGTGGGAAGACAATCGAAATATTAAAGGTTGCCCATAATTATGAAGAGCAAAATAAGCCAGTATTAATTTTTACGAGTGCTATTGATGACCGCGATCAAGTTGGTTATGTTGCGAGTAGAATTGGGCTTCGCAGAGAAGCTAAGGCTGTTCATGAAGAAACAGATCTTTATGAAGTTGTAAAATCTGAAAAAGATAAACCATATTGTGTACTCTTAGATGAAGCACAATTTTTGAGTAAGAAACATGTCTTACAATTAGCTAGAATTGTAGATGATTTAGATATTCCGGTTATGGCATTTGGTTTAAAAAATGATTTTACAAATGAATTATTCGAAGGATCGAAATATTTATTATTATACGCTGATAAAATAGAAGAAATAAAAACAATTTGTTGGTATTGTCATAAGAAAGCTCTCATGAATATGAGAATTGTAGATGGGAAACCCGTTTATAAGGGGGAACAAATTCAAATCGGTGGAAATGAGTCTTATATCCCTGTATGCCGTAAACATTATTTTCATCCAGAAATTTAG
- a CDS encoding Mur ligase family protein gives MSIRGALAITVGKGTQWALRTFTNGGTSLPGKLAAKIDPAVLSHLAKDYEVVIITGTNGKTLTTSLTYHVLQQKFNHVLTNPTGANMEQGIISTFLEKRDSKANNKKIAILEVDEASLIHVTKYIKPSIIVNTNVFRDQMDRFGEIYTIYQKMVDGAAQAPNATILANGDSPIFHSKDLKNPQIYFGFNHEKDGETMAHYNTDGVLCPNCQSILHYKFNTYANLGKYYCPNCDFKRPELKYAVTAVDHLDYQSSTFEIDGRPFKINVAGLYNIYNALAAYSVGREFGLTPEEIQSGFSSAEQKFGRQETIQIDNKTIVLNLIKNPVGLNQIIDLLDYEKDPFTVAVVLNDRPADGTDVSWIWDGEFEKLVEHTIPSVSVSGIRRDEMNLRLKVAGIPEEKMNVYDSVNELIESFQQEPTEKIYVMATYTGVLNLRKVLADRGYIKERMK, from the coding sequence TTGAGTATTCGGGGAGCATTGGCCATTACGGTCGGAAAAGGAACACAGTGGGCATTACGTACATTTACGAATGGTGGTACAAGTTTACCAGGAAAACTTGCCGCGAAAATTGATCCAGCTGTTCTTTCTCACTTAGCAAAAGACTATGAAGTAGTCATTATTACAGGCACGAACGGTAAGACACTTACAACTTCCCTGACGTACCACGTTTTACAACAAAAATTTAACCATGTGTTAACAAACCCGACAGGGGCAAACATGGAGCAAGGAATTATTTCTACGTTCTTAGAAAAACGAGATTCTAAAGCCAATAACAAAAAAATCGCGATTTTAGAGGTGGATGAAGCTAGTTTAATCCACGTTACCAAATATATAAAACCAAGCATTATTGTGAACACAAATGTTTTTCGTGACCAAATGGACCGCTTCGGGGAGATTTACACCATTTACCAAAAAATGGTAGACGGAGCAGCGCAAGCGCCCAATGCAACAATCTTAGCAAATGGTGACAGCCCTATTTTCCATTCGAAAGACCTTAAAAACCCTCAAATTTATTTTGGCTTTAACCATGAAAAAGATGGCGAAACAATGGCACATTACAATACGGACGGTGTTCTCTGTCCAAATTGCCAAAGCATTTTACACTATAAGTTTAATACATATGCAAATCTCGGAAAGTATTATTGTCCAAATTGTGACTTCAAACGTCCGGAATTAAAATATGCCGTTACAGCCGTTGATCATTTGGATTACCAATCTTCTACTTTTGAAATTGATGGGCGTCCTTTTAAAATTAATGTTGCTGGCTTATATAATATTTACAATGCATTAGCAGCTTATTCAGTTGGACGTGAATTTGGTTTAACACCAGAGGAAATCCAATCAGGATTTTCTTCTGCTGAGCAAAAATTCGGGCGTCAAGAAACGATTCAAATTGATAACAAGACCATTGTGTTAAATCTTATTAAAAATCCGGTTGGTTTGAATCAAATCATCGACTTACTTGATTATGAAAAAGATCCTTTCACAGTAGCTGTCGTATTGAACGACCGCCCGGCTGATGGAACCGATGTAAGTTGGATTTGGGACGGGGAATTTGAAAAGTTAGTTGAACATACTATTCCAAGCGTAAGCGTGAGTGGTATTCGCCGAGACGAAATGAACTTACGTCTCAAAGTGGCTGGCATACCAGAAGAAAAAATGAACGTCTATGATTCTGTGAATGAGTTGATTGAATCCTTTCAACAAGAGCCTACTGAAAAAATTTATGTAATGGCTACTTATACTGGCGTTTTGAATTTGCGTAAAGTGTTAGCTGATAGAGGCTATATCAAAGAAAGGATGAAATAA
- a CDS encoding type 1 glutamine amidotransferase produces MKLRICHLYGNLLNTYGDNGNLLMLQYCARQKGITVETEIVSLDQPFEADQYDLVFFGGGQDYEQFIVSKDIQQKADDIKEYIEKDGVLLAICGGYQLLGHHYVDASGKEIKGISAIDYYTLNQENNRFIGDITIYDEESGDTYHGFENHNGRTFLGDHVRALGIVQEGKGNNGEDKTEGARYKNVFCSYFHGPLLVRNIHLAERIVDLAVKNHQKKNLLA; encoded by the coding sequence TTGAAACTGAGAATCTGTCATTTATATGGGAATTTATTGAATACATATGGTGATAACGGAAATTTATTGATGCTGCAGTATTGTGCGCGACAAAAAGGAATTACCGTTGAAACTGAAATTGTCAGCTTAGATCAACCTTTTGAAGCAGATCAATATGATTTAGTCTTTTTTGGCGGAGGACAAGATTACGAACAATTCATCGTGTCAAAAGATATTCAACAAAAAGCTGACGATATTAAAGAATATATTGAAAAAGATGGGGTTCTGCTAGCAATTTGTGGCGGCTACCAATTATTAGGTCATCACTATGTGGATGCTAGTGGAAAAGAAATCAAAGGAATCAGCGCGATTGATTATTATACATTGAACCAAGAAAATAATCGCTTTATTGGTGATATTACCATTTACGATGAAGAATCCGGTGATACTTATCATGGTTTTGAAAATCATAATGGTCGTACATTCTTGGGTGATCATGTGAGAGCTTTAGGTATTGTTCAAGAAGGTAAAGGAAATAATGGCGAAGATAAAACAGAAGGTGCTCGTTATAAAAATGTCTTTTGCTCTTACTTCCATGGTCCTTTACTAGTCCGCAATATTCATTTAGCAGAACGAATTGTCGATTTAGCCGTTAAAAATCATCAAAAGAAAAACTTACTTGCATAA
- a CDS encoding DUF1648 domain-containing protein has protein sequence MWTFILLMFFTMLFMGVTIGITPLVSRRSTPFGVSVPKQFLKDDFIVRLVKRYAIINIAISFFLALPLLLIPFYLEENKVDMVISIYLIIIIFLFMIVSFLIYLKYRKELMKWKKTLPIDEVSIKKKIVIDSNYHEKLKMTPSSAFVLWQLVIIIVTVVISLMNYDRIPDQIPINFDSNFQANHYVEKSFLTVLSFPLLQVLFIPIFYFAHYSFIKSRQKLSPLAPVISSEKSRRYRQAWSKFSFLIAISTQLLISSLFLSSVLIDEKYFWLQIIVVALYLLLTIGSTFYLSIKYGQGGEKLKLSESEDEDSQYYQDPEEDEKWIAGMFYYNPDDAAVFVEKRYGIGTTINLARWQGWAFVLGILLLTLIMIIWSFLLE, from the coding sequence ATGTGGACATTTATTTTGCTAATGTTTTTTACGATGTTGTTTATGGGAGTGACAATTGGTATTACACCATTGGTTAGTAGAAGATCGACGCCATTTGGGGTTTCAGTTCCCAAACAGTTCTTGAAAGATGATTTTATTGTAAGATTGGTTAAACGCTATGCCATTATCAATATAGCCATCAGTTTTTTTCTGGCGCTTCCCTTGTTGCTGATTCCGTTTTATTTGGAAGAAAATAAAGTTGATATGGTTATTTCCATTTACTTAATAATCATTATCTTCCTATTCATGATTGTTTCCTTTCTTATCTATTTAAAATATCGAAAAGAACTAATGAAGTGGAAAAAAACTTTACCAATTGATGAAGTCTCAATTAAGAAAAAAATAGTAATTGATTCAAACTATCATGAAAAGTTGAAAATGACGCCTTCGAGTGCATTTGTTCTGTGGCAGCTTGTAATCATTATTGTAACGGTCGTTATTTCCTTAATGAATTACGACCGGATTCCTGATCAAATCCCGATTAATTTTGATAGTAATTTTCAAGCAAACCATTATGTAGAAAAATCATTTCTGACTGTTTTATCTTTTCCGCTTCTACAAGTTCTGTTCATACCTATTTTTTACTTTGCACATTATTCATTTATCAAATCAAGACAGAAACTATCTCCGCTGGCACCTGTTATTTCTAGTGAAAAGAGTAGAAGATATCGACAAGCTTGGTCGAAATTTTCCTTCCTGATAGCTATATCTACACAATTATTAATATCGAGTCTCTTTTTATCTTCTGTTTTAATTGATGAAAAATATTTCTGGCTTCAAATTATTGTAGTTGCTCTTTATCTCCTACTGACAATTGGCAGTACATTCTATTTGTCCATTAAATACGGACAAGGTGGGGAGAAATTGAAGTTATCGGAATCCGAGGATGAAGATAGTCAATATTATCAAGATCCAGAAGAAGATGAGAAATGGATTGCAGGGATGTTCTATTATAATCCGGATGATGCAGCTGTGTTTGTAGAAAAACGATATGGTATCGGAACAACGATTAATCTAGCTAGATGGCAAGGGTGGGCCTTTGTTTTAGGGATTCTGCTTCTCACACTTATTATGATAATTTGGTCATTTTTATTAGAATAA
- a CDS encoding GntR family transcriptional regulator, which yields MFIEVETTSTIPIYTQLINQIKKAIVKRELTEGDYLPSVRILASDLSVNMHTVNKAYNLLTDEGILLKSNKGYTISPIENREATPELASEIQARLEEILVDAFVHECSEELITEWIAKISVKLRKGEE from the coding sequence ATGTTTATTGAAGTAGAAACAACCAGTACGATACCGATTTATACACAGCTCATTAATCAAATAAAGAAAGCTATTGTCAAGAGGGAGTTGACGGAGGGAGATTATCTGCCAAGTGTTCGTATTTTGGCAAGTGACTTGAGTGTGAACATGCATACTGTCAATAAAGCTTATAATTTATTAACTGATGAGGGGATTTTATTAAAGAGTAATAAAGGATATACAATTAGCCCAATCGAGAATCGAGAGGCCACACCGGAGCTGGCGAGTGAAATCCAAGCTCGATTGGAAGAAATTCTAGTAGACGCTTTTGTCCATGAGTGCTCAGAAGAATTGATAACAGAATGGATTGCAAAAATATCGGTAAAATTAAGAAAGGGGGAGGAATAG